The following DNA comes from Vigna radiata var. radiata cultivar VC1973A chromosome 4, Vradiata_ver6, whole genome shotgun sequence.
ttttagtttataaaagggaaaatgatattttgacaccaattttttgacatcattttgacactgcacacgtgtcaaaatatggttggacgatttcaaattaaaaaaaaaaaaactttagtttttttcttccaaatatgttattgtctcagtttttttaatttgaaatcgtccaaccacattttgacacgtctgcagtatcaaaatagtgtcaaaaatttgtgtcaaaatatcattttccttataaaaGGGTGTGTCTCTTATGTTGAATGTGCTACATTTGGTTGGTGCCTCTCTATCATTTTTCTACGTGTAAGATGAGTgtgttttcttttcatctttttctttttaataacattGTGAGTTTTGTTAcaattatgatatttataaattacatacttttataatatttcatttgcaATTcgattttttataactttaaaaattaatttaattattataataattactctctttttttaatacttgagagtaaaaatatataatactgAAGACTTAAATTTAATAACCAATTAAGTTTAATATCATGAATAAAACACGTTCATTCAAAAGGCTATCgaaaagtaaattattaatgttattacctttgttattattacaaaacttatgtattaaattcaaaatttaaggtacaacttttaatattatacatgctgttattttttgtttgttcaatatatttatcttttgtttttgtaaaataatttttaagatagTATACAAAACAATTACACAGTTACAAGTCGATCAGTTTTTACTTGATCAAAAGCTAATATAATGCTATTTGATTATAAGTCCATCAATTTCTACTTAACCACAAACTAGTCAATTCTTATTCGATTACAAGCCAATTACTTTAATGACatgttattttttagtttagtataatttaaatcaaaaataaatatatcactAAACTCAGtataattattctataaataatgaacaatttacatttattattataacattaatattgttatatgacgtatttgaaaatatctattttataagTGTACCACCATCCATCCACGGAGAATGAgtacaaacaaataaaaaaaaaaaaacagttgacaaaatcaataaaattcatCTTCTTAGAGTATTTTGGCTCTCTTACTAAATACAATACCAAATTTGTTTTCTCCATTTTTCAAGTGTCATTTCTTCGACAGTTAAGTTGCATTTAactagtaaaatatttaaacaaagttAACTACGAACTATGccttattaataaaaaagttccaaagtttcaaatatgaaaatatcaaCCCTCAAATGCATTATAATTAAGCACACtagaaaatatactttaaaaaaatatttactaaaataaacaaggaaattatttttttatttgatacctagacaaaaacaaaataaaatattgtcaataaaaattaactaaaaaagcAATGAATTTTAACAAGATttgcaaaataataataataataataataataataataataataataataatggccCTAAACGAAACTAGAGTAAAGTCAAAGGTAAGATTACAAAGCGTCCCAAGTTGTTCCACAAAATATCATATGatcaaatattatatcattatcattatgccaattaaataagtttttatcgacaaattgatatttataaatGCTAAATAATGGCAATAATTACTAAGACGttattatataagaaatttcaaattatttcatccatacaaataaacaaaaatcttCCTTTTATTCTTGTTCAAACTCGACCATTATTCTAAATGTATTATTGGAATGCTAGgatttatttatatctatttgaaaagttttatatttgtagaaatgtgtatcaatgaattttaatgGAATTTTTAAGAATAGAACAAGAGGCTCAGCTATCCgttattatataattagatttcATTGTGAAAAAATCTACTTACTCAATATTGTAATATTGTTGCATGGGTAGAGCCACAGAGTATGAACGGTACAAGTGAACACTAACATTGATTAATTGaatcaaaaatgaaaagaaaaagactctGTGTATAGAAAGGACCTGGTCATTTCTAAAAAAATCATAGAAACGAAAGAATTCACcaattaattctaaaaatataatgacaaataaaaacaaaatcattctAGAGAACATATCTTAAATTGTATTAATTCtcacaacataattttttttaatatcttatatctaaaacaaacaatttttataatttggaatcaactttttaataaaaatattcagattattttttatataatgccaaaattacatattaatttgCTTAATCATATTACGTTACctttaatttaacattaattagttaattaaggTAAACAATTATTGATTTGATATGAAAACGTGTAAGGTATATGtcaataacattaaataattacctaaaaggatacaaaatattaatttgataattaaacGTAAATATATATAAGACATATTTGAATGAGAAAATAGTAAACCAGGACGTTATATGCACGCAGCTAAGATTGACTACAGTTGTCGGAAGTGTGTTTGTGAAAGCTTCTCCATAAGTAATATTCCGAGAGAAATTAGGAAATATATGcatacaattaaaaaatctatatgttatattactatttttagaattattgaTGTAATacgtaaatatatatatatatatatatatatatatatatatatatatatatagtcaatACTAGTATCAGTATCATATCAGTTTCACGACATTAACACAAAGGTGTAGCAATCTAAGTCATAATGCATCAAATGAACGTTGTGCAGCACATCATCTTTTGCTGCTTGATTACCGTATAAAGGGTTGATGATGATGGTGTACTTCAGTGACTCTGCAGATCATCTTTTGTCATCAATGCATGAAATAGGAAGTTTATGGTTTTTGATCTGTTGAATGATTTTATTCCTTTAAAGTCTTCTTCAATTAAATCTTGACACGTTAATTACTTTCCATTGTTAGTCAGTTCTTCCTTTAATacagaaaaggaaaattaatattcattaatGATTTTTGAGGCCAATAGTTactttccttcctttctttccttcttttctttccataTTAGCAAACATTCCTACATAAACTTTGTATCTCATAATCTCTCAGAAAAAATGTTCTTTTACTGAATGTGAAAAGGCCAAGCACAGAACATGGACAAGCCTCCCTTGAGGATGTTCTTTGATAACCTACGGTTTGTGTTTCTAATATCCTTTATGTTTTGTTTCTCATTGCTTCTCTTGGATTATTATGCGTCTGTCAGTGATCATGGCACAGAGTTTATACTTTTCCACATTAATGGTACAAACCATGCTCAGAGGCACACCATGCCTGAACCTTcaaattcttcttccatttttaatgAAACTGGCTGTTGTCCTGAGAAAGAAATCCATGCAAATCAAAATGATGTATCAGAAATTCCTGCAGCACAAGGTGAAGTTCATACGAGAAACAATGTTGGAGTTGTTGCAGATCCTCCCTCAAGAAATTTGGATTCTTGTTCAGGCAAATATATCTATGTTCATGATCTTGCTAGGAGGTTCAATGAGGATTTACTGAAGGGTTGTCACTCTCTCGTGAGGTGGTTTGATATGTGCCCTTACATGACCAACTTAGGCCTTGGACCTAAGGTTATTGAGAAACCAAAGGAGAAGGTTCTGCTGAAGGAAAACTGGTATGCAACTAACCAATTTTCACTTGAAGTTATTTTTCATAACACAATGAAGAACTACAAGTGCTTAACCAAGGATTCTTCTCTGGCTTCTGCTATATATGTGCCCTATTATGCTGGCCTTGATGTTGGTCAGTACCTTTGGGGTGGATTCAATGTTTCAACAAGAGATGCTTCACCAAAAGAACTAGTGAAATGGCTGGCACAACAACCAGAATGGAAAAGAATGTGGGGTAGGGATCATTTCATAGTTGGAGGGAGAATTAGTTGGGACTTTAGGAGAGGAACAGATATCAATGATGATTGGGGCACCAAACTAATGCTTTTGCCAGAAGCAAAAAACATGTCAATTTTGCTAATTGAATCTGCTGGTTCAAAGGAAAATGAGTTTCCTATCCCATATCCAACTTACTTTCATCCTACTAAGGAGAGGGAGATTTTTCAGTGgcagaagaaaatgagaaatgtGAAAAGGccttatttgttttcttttgcaggtGCTCCAAGGCCTGATTCTAATTCATTATCATCCTCAATCAGAAATGAGATAATCAAACAATGCCAATCTTCTAGGAGTTGCAGATTTCTAAATTGCCATGATAGTCATCATCGTAACCATTGCAATGATCCTGTGCAAGTGACAAAGGTGTTTCAAAGCTCAGTTTTCTGTATCCAGCCTCCAGGTGATTCATTCACTAGGAGATCAACTTTTGACTCAATTCTAGCTGGTTGCATTCCTGTTTTCTTTGATCCAAACTCAGCTTATAACCAATATTTGTGGCATTTACCCAAAAATGGTTCTAGCTACTCTGTATATATACCAGTAACAGATGTCACGCAGAAGAGGGTAATGATCAATGAGACATTGTCTAGAGTTCCAAAAAGTGAAGTGTTGGCTATGAAAAAGGAGATTATAAGGCTTATTCCAAGAATAATATATCGTTATCCAAGTTCTAGATTAGAGACCGTTGAAGATGCATTTGATATATCAGTTAAGGGAATTCTTGGTAGAATAGAAGCAATAAA
Coding sequences within:
- the LOC106758496 gene encoding probable xyloglucan galactosyltransferase GT15 codes for the protein MDKPPLRMFFDNLRFVFLISFMFCFSLLLLDYYASVSDHGTEFILFHINGTNHAQRHTMPEPSNSSSIFNETGCCPEKEIHANQNDVSEIPAAQGEVHTRNNVGVVADPPSRNLDSCSGKYIYVHDLARRFNEDLLKGCHSLVRWFDMCPYMTNLGLGPKVIEKPKEKVLLKENWYATNQFSLEVIFHNTMKNYKCLTKDSSLASAIYVPYYAGLDVGQYLWGGFNVSTRDASPKELVKWLAQQPEWKRMWGRDHFIVGGRISWDFRRGTDINDDWGTKLMLLPEAKNMSILLIESAGSKENEFPIPYPTYFHPTKEREIFQWQKKMRNVKRPYLFSFAGAPRPDSNSLSSSIRNEIIKQCQSSRSCRFLNCHDSHHRNHCNDPVQVTKVFQSSVFCIQPPGDSFTRRSTFDSILAGCIPVFFDPNSAYNQYLWHLPKNGSSYSVYIPVTDVTQKRVMINETLSRVPKSEVLAMKKEIIRLIPRIIYRYPSSRLETVEDAFDISVKGILGRIEAIKRDTTKVNDSSS